One window from the genome of Magnolia sinica isolate HGM2019 chromosome 4, MsV1, whole genome shotgun sequence encodes:
- the LOC131243445 gene encoding probable ribosome-binding factor A, chloroplastic, whose amino-acid sequence MPLPLRLIHLQTPPLPTISPFFQSPPSNICPHQLPYHAQRAGTRAKAMVGHPPKRIATIRCMANQRRVKMVAKQIRRELSDMLLTDKVLQYAVLPEAALGADRYLSSLTTISDVEVSGDLQVVKVYVSVFGDERGREVAIAGLKSKVKYVRSELGRRMKLRLTPEIRFIEDESQERGSRVIAILDRLKSEKKKPEGQDGGQSDLSNLSQEDKDWDTDDPDEGIIYGSTARVLFRHWEDPSLVLSPVCNAVADYQHGSSKTRHCTVSKLTRLLWFFPHLKKM is encoded by the exons ATGCCTCTCCCGCTTCGTCTAATCCATCTCCAAACCCCTCCACTTCCCACAATCTCTCCTTTCTTTCAATCTCCACCCTCCAATATCTGCCCCCACCAACTTCCTTATCATGCCCAGAGAGCAGGGACGAGAGCAAaggccatggtgggccacccaccCAAACGCATAGCCACCATCAGGTGCATGGCCAATCAGAGGAGAGTGAAAATGGTGGCCAAGCAGATCAGGAGGGAGCTCTCAGACATGCTTCTCACTGACAAGGTCCTGCAATACGCTGTCCTCCCAGAGGCTGCTCTCGGGGCTGACCGCTACCTTTCATCACTCACCACCATCAGTGACGTAGAGGTCTCGGGAGACTTGCAG GTGGTTAAGGTATATGTATCTGTCTTTGGTGATGAAAGAGGTAGAGAGGTAGCCATTGCCGGATTGAAGTCAAAGGTGAAGTATGTTCGCAGTGAGTTGGGGAGGCGTATGAAGTTGCGATTGACTCCCGAGATACGTTTTATTGAGGATGAGTCTCAAGAGAGAGGGAGCAGG GTTATTGCCATATTGGATAGGTTGAAAAGTGAGAAAAAGAAGCCCGAAGGTCAGGATGGAGGGCAGTCTGATTTATCCAATCTATCTCAAGAAGACAAAGATTGGGATACGGACGACCCCGATGAAGGCATTATATAT GGCAGCACTGCTCGAGTTCTGTTCAGACACTGGGAGGATCCATCCCTTGTTCTCTCACCAGTATGCAATGCCGTTGCTGATTATCAGCACGGGTCAAGTAAGACTCGGCATTGTACCGTCTCTAAATTAACACGTTTGCTTTGGTTCTTTCCTCATCTGAAGAAAATGTAA